Sequence from the uncultured Flavobacterium sp. genome:
TAAATTTTTCATTTTGTTTATTTATTAAGTTATTGATTATTCAATTATTATGGTACAAAGATATAATAACGGAACGATCGTTCCGTTATTATTAATGTTAAAATTTAGTTAAATTAAAGATTCACTTTCAAACCTTCCTATTTACAAGGGTTTATATCTATACTATCATAAAGGAAACAAATAATAAATTGGCTAACATTCTTAATATTTGCTTAATTTTGCATCTCTAAACTATACACAGATGGATATTCATTTACACAACGAAAGTCCTTTCAAAACTATCATATCATTTCATAAGCTAATTGAATCGTTTGAAGAAATTGCTTTATCAGATGTTGATTACCGAGCAAACTACGCCAAAGCAATACTACAACAAATAGAAGCTTTTCCAGAATTAAGAACAGGTATTAAGGATTACTCTACTATTAAAGATAATGAAGCACTGATCAAAAATCTCTTGGCAGATTTGTTTCCAACTGCTTTAACAAATAATGAAATAAAAGCGATTACGATTCCTTTTCAGAATTTATCTTTTAATTATACAGAACGTTTCAAAAAGATTCTAAGCAATGCAGGATCTGAATTTGATATGGAAATTCGTGATTTCGACGATCACCAATTCTATGTAAATAATTGTTGCTTAATATTAGGCGTATATTACAAACAGAAAATAGACTTTAATAAACCTTTCTTCTACGATATTCCGGATGAAAACGGTGTTGAGAAACATTATCGTATTTTGTATAATGCTGATTTTATGGAAATTATTCCAACTGAAAACTCAGTTCATTTAACTCAGGAAGATATTGATTTGTTAATGGATAATTACGGCGATCTTGAACTTTGGAAATCCAAATTCCCTAAAGGAAGCTGGACTTTAAAAGGTTTCGGGATTGTTTCTTTGTTTGATGCTACTACAGAAAGTGCCATTTCGAACTTAAAAAGTAATTTACTAAAACCTGATTCTAAAGCTGGTCCAACGAACGAAATTGTATCTAATATTTTTAAATCAATATTTAAAATTCCGGATTTACAAGTTGGTTTTATTGTTTACAATCCTGAGGAAGAAAAATTTATAAGACCTATAAAATTTGATACGCAATTGCAAAGTTTTCTACTTTCTAAAGACCAGGAAATTGATTGCAAGAATGCTTTTTTTGGATGTACTTTCGAAAAATTATTAGACAATAAAGAGCCTTTGGTAATTTCTAATGTGAAAAAATTCATTGAAGAAGGACCAAACAAAAAACTTGGTGAACATTTATTGAAACAAGGCGTTCAGAGTTGTGTTTTTGCTCCGGTTATAAAAGACGGACATTTATTGGGCGTTGTAGAATTAGTTTCTCCGCACGCAAGGGATTTGAATTCGGTAAATGCAACTAAACTCGAATTGGTTCTTCCCTATTTAACGGATACAATTGATCGCTACAATACTGATATGCAACATCAGATTGAGGCTATCATTCAGCGTGAATATACTACGATTCACCCAAGTGTGTATTGGAAATTTAGAAGAGAATCTCAAAATTACTTTCAAAATTCAAATCATACAAAGGATTATATTTTCAAGGAAATTTCCTTTAAGAATGTATATCCGTTATACGGACAAATTGATATTAAAGGTTCGTCTGAACACAGAAATGAAACGGTTAAACGAGATCTTAAAAATCAATTAACAGCTATTTTAGAAATTTTCGAGTCTCAGGATCCTAATACTAATTTAGTATTATTGGAACAAAGAAAGTTTGAATTAGAATCGTTTCGTGAAGAATTAGATTTTCCGCTAAAAGCTGATACTGAACAACATATTCAGCGTTATATCGAAGAAGAAATTCATCCGCTTTTGAAGAATACTAAAGAAACAGAAAAAAGTGAAAAACTGGAACGTGAGTATTTTGAAAGTCTGGACGAAAAAACCGGTTTGTTTTATAAAGAAAGAAAGAAGTTTGATAATGCAATGTCTATTATCAATAAAAAACTGGCTTCGGTTCTGGATAAAAAGCAAGTTGAAGCACAACAGATTTATCCGCATTATTACGAGCGTTTCAAAACTGATGGCGTTGAACATAATCTATATATTGGAGCGTCTATTGCGCCAACAAAACCGTTTGACATTATGTATTTGCACAATTTACGTTTGTGGCAATTACAAACTTTATGCGAAATGGAACTGGAACATCATCAACTAAAAGAATCGCTTCCGTATGAATTGGATGTGACTTCGTTGATTTTAGTTTTTAGTGCGCCGCTTTCTATTCGTTTTAGAATGGATGAAAAACGTTTTGATGTTGACGGAACTTACAATGCGAGATATGAAGTAGTGAAAAAACGTATCGATAAATCGAATATTAAAGGCACAAAAGATCGTATTACTGAGAAAGAAAAAATTACAATTGTCTATTCTCAAAATAGTGAAGAAGCAGAATATTTAAAATATATCAAATACTTGCAACACAAGAAAATTCTGGAACCTGCTATCGAACAATTTGAGGTCGAAGATCTTCAGGGAGTTTCTGGTTTGAGAGCGATTCGTGTAAAAGTTATCAATAATATGGCTAATCCAGCCGCGAAGAAAATTACTTATCAGGATTTACTAGATGAGCTCAACTAATAGTTGAGCTTGTTTTTTAATAAAAGGCGCACAGATTAGGCGGATTAAACGGATTTTCGCAGATTTTAATTATTTCAATAAATTAGTGCCAATTCGTGCAATTCGTGGCAAAAAGTTTCTTTTTAAATTGACTTGAAAGCGATTACAAAAGCGATTACGGTAATAATTAATCCCATCATAAAAAGGTTATACGCGATTCGCAATAAAGTATACTTGCGCTGTAAAACCAATCCCAGATAATACAAATCTTTGATCATTGTCGAGTACAAATAATCGCGATCTTTCATCATTTCATTCATTGCCCAATCGTATTCTGCTAATGGCATTTTGTAGAAATTCCCGAAAAACAATAAATTTATCTTTTTAGCTTCGATATCTTCTCTTGTAAAAACTCCTGTTGTTACTTTTGGTCTTGTAGAAAGTATTGCAAATATTATTGTTGTAACACTAGAAATCAACATTATAAAAGTAGGAATCACCAAATGCGCATTCTTCGGACTGTCTAATTTTGGGATAATCGATGAAAGTGCAATCGAAATAATAATCGCATTTACAGACAATAAAATATTCGCTTTACTATCAGCAATTCCGCTTAAGCGAGTATGATTTCCAAGAGTAACGCGAAATAAAGTGTCGACACCACGATCCGGTTTTTCTATTTTGTCTTTCTTTTTGTTTTCAGCTTCTATTTTATCAGCTTCTTTCTTTTCTTGCTTTTCAATTTTCTTTTGAACAAGAAGCAGGTTTTTCTCTTTTAATGGCTGCCATTTTTTTTGCGCATAATCCGTATAAAATCGATGTTTGTTCATCAGGAAATTCAAATTTTCTTTTGCCCATTCTGCATTAGTAAAATTTAAATTCCAGGTGTTTTTCAATTCGATGCGTAATAATTCGCAAGTTGTTGCATATTCGGTTCCCATTAAATGAGCGAAATCAGCATCTTTTATTATTTTTTCTAAATGAGTTTTAGGGATATATTCCTTGACCGTTGCCATAATTAAACTGGAAACAGTTGCTATAAATTCTTCAGATTGTTCTTTTTCTTTCAAAAAAGCCGAAGCAATTTTAACACTTTCCTGTTCATGATTTTCGTAACCTTCTATGTAACCCGTGTCGTGAAACCAAGCGGCAATTAAAAGAAGTTCTTTATCCTCTCCTTTAACTTCTTCTTTTTTACACAGCTCTTTTACTGCATTTACTACTGTTAAAGTATGGTTAAAATTATGATAAGAATATAGATTAGAAAGTTTATCTTTGAGTAAATTACTGACGAAGTCTTCGGATTGTTCTATTAGATTCATAAAAAATATTTTTACACCACTAAATTATGAAATTGTTTTTGGATAATCATTTTATTACTAAGATTAAAACTTGTTCTATAGCAATAGTTCTATTGTTACTTGTTTATTCTTGCGC
This genomic interval carries:
- a CDS encoding GAF domain-containing protein translates to MDIHLHNESPFKTIISFHKLIESFEEIALSDVDYRANYAKAILQQIEAFPELRTGIKDYSTIKDNEALIKNLLADLFPTALTNNEIKAITIPFQNLSFNYTERFKKILSNAGSEFDMEIRDFDDHQFYVNNCCLILGVYYKQKIDFNKPFFYDIPDENGVEKHYRILYNADFMEIIPTENSVHLTQEDIDLLMDNYGDLELWKSKFPKGSWTLKGFGIVSLFDATTESAISNLKSNLLKPDSKAGPTNEIVSNIFKSIFKIPDLQVGFIVYNPEEEKFIRPIKFDTQLQSFLLSKDQEIDCKNAFFGCTFEKLLDNKEPLVISNVKKFIEEGPNKKLGEHLLKQGVQSCVFAPVIKDGHLLGVVELVSPHARDLNSVNATKLELVLPYLTDTIDRYNTDMQHQIEAIIQREYTTIHPSVYWKFRRESQNYFQNSNHTKDYIFKEISFKNVYPLYGQIDIKGSSEHRNETVKRDLKNQLTAILEIFESQDPNTNLVLLEQRKFELESFREELDFPLKADTEQHIQRYIEEEIHPLLKNTKETEKSEKLEREYFESLDEKTGLFYKERKKFDNAMSIINKKLASVLDKKQVEAQQIYPHYYERFKTDGVEHNLYIGASIAPTKPFDIMYLHNLRLWQLQTLCEMELEHHQLKESLPYELDVTSLILVFSAPLSIRFRMDEKRFDVDGTYNARYEVVKKRIDKSNIKGTKDRITEKEKITIVYSQNSEEAEYLKYIKYLQHKKILEPAIEQFEVEDLQGVSGLRAIRVKVINNMANPAAKKITYQDLLDELN
- a CDS encoding DUF5706 domain-containing protein — translated: MNLIEQSEDFVSNLLKDKLSNLYSYHNFNHTLTVVNAVKELCKKEEVKGEDKELLLIAAWFHDTGYIEGYENHEQESVKIASAFLKEKEQSEEFIATVSSLIMATVKEYIPKTHLEKIIKDADFAHLMGTEYATTCELLRIELKNTWNLNFTNAEWAKENLNFLMNKHRFYTDYAQKKWQPLKEKNLLLVQKKIEKQEKKEADKIEAENKKKDKIEKPDRGVDTLFRVTLGNHTRLSGIADSKANILLSVNAIIISIALSSIIPKLDSPKNAHLVIPTFIMLISSVTTIIFAILSTRPKVTTGVFTREDIEAKKINLLFFGNFYKMPLAEYDWAMNEMMKDRDYLYSTMIKDLYYLGLVLQRKYTLLRIAYNLFMMGLIITVIAFVIAFKSI